The DNA segment TCCCTTTTTCCAGCTGTTGAAAAGCCAGTTTTCCCAGAGACAGAATCCTCTTTCTAGCCTGCAGAAGATCCACCTCACATTTCCCATCATACTTCTGGCTCTTCAGTTTGCTCTGaaagatcaggaagtgtgtgaacatttgagtgagagtcttggggatctctgcactctctgcttcactcaacagtctctggagaacagtggctgaaatccaacagaagactggtatgtgacacatgatgtacaggcttcttgatgatttcatgtgtgtgatgattctgttggccagacgctcatcttttattgtcttcctgaaatactcgtccttctgagggtcattgaagcctcgtacatctgtgagctgatcaacacactcaggaggaatctgattggctgctactggtcgagaggtgatccagagcagagcagaaggaagcagatgccccttgatgaggttggtcagcagcacatccactgaggccgattctgtcacatcccacaaaatatcattgttctggaaatctagaggaagtcgacactcatccagaccatcaaaaatgaaaatgactttgtagtcatcaaggaatgttgatctcagttcttttgtatctgtgaaaaactgatgaagaagatccatcaaactgatatttttgtgcttcatcagattgagctctctgaaaggaagtggaaatatgaagtgaacatcctgatttgcttttccttcagtccagtccacaatgaacttctgcacagagacagttttcccaattccagcaactcctttagtcagcacagttctgatggctttgtcttgtccaggtaaggctttaaagatgtcattgcatttgattggtgtttcctgtgtctctgctctcctggatgctgtctcaatctgtctcacctcatgttcattattgatctctgcactccctccctctgtgatgtacagctctgtgtagatctcattcacaagtgttgagctgctttgatttgacattccttcagtaattctctggaatttctcttttagttttgttttgagtttttgttgatgcacagaaatcagttctgatgtaaagaggaaaagaaatgggaattataattgatgttgatgtttaatggtcattagacatgaagtttattttctttcactaatattgagtgaatccagacactgtgtgtttcctctgaaggtgacgtgatgtaatagtgacgtgagtgcgagctcttactggtgtgaagtgtgttagcgaggtctgtctgcttcatcttcttcaggacgtgcagtgtgatcttcagaaacccctctctgactctgctctgaccttcatcatcctcctcctctctctcagagcatgctggggaatctgagatcagtagtctcttgatactcttcagctctttcttcatcagagagatgattttgtgctcaagttcctgaaatcagtgaacattcaaacaacaaactTCATTCAGTAACAGAGAGGAACTGAAGGATCAGTGGACAAGAATCACCactcattttatttgtgctttagttgtcttaaattcatcagtgtgtgtgtgtgtgtgtgtgtgtgtgtgttattaagatgAGGGAATGAAAGCTTCCTAAAGTGTATGAGacagtgtgtatttaaaaaaaacagcctaTAAGGTATaagtgtggctctctctctctcacacacacacacacacacacacacacctcaaaaatGGAGTCCAATGGCACTTTCCCAGCAGTTGACTCTGATGCATCCTGTTTGTTTCTGTAGTTGATCAAAGACTCTCCTGAACTGAAGGTAATTGGATGACTCATTGAccagtcactcttcatggacacacagctggcttcaggagattctccatgaatgacactaaaacagcaattaaacagagtttagttcatgtgtttttttagtaatctgaaaacataatttcaacatccagtgcaataaaacacatttaatgatgtgtcttatatattatatgtcacatgagaacttgcaatgtcactaacatcaacataagttctcacataaacactcgagccgctgtgaacaaacatctctcacagcactcatgaatgcacaacagacgtcaagatttacagtgaaaaattacacatttatacttttattttaagctttaaagtgagtcactctcCACTGTCATTGTATTAACAAGACCACAcaccatattcattaaaacatctgcttttgtgtcttctgcatgagggtgagtgaattatgacacaattttcatttttaatgaaccgagaaatcctgaagctgcagtgaggacgtgtgttttatttgatcattcagaacacaaaacacGACATAACGGGACATTACAAGCAGGGGCGGGATTACGATTTCTGATGCCCGAGCAACCGACCAACCCGGGGCCCCATTTAGAAAATAGTTGcttagattaaaatgtttaaaattacgtaaaatgtatttttaaataataattttaaattcatcctataagCCGTTGTAGCCAATACATTCAAAATGCTTAATGAAATAAAATCTAGTTAACTATAATGAATGTATTTAGTATGAAAGCAAAGACAAAATGATCCACAGTTTATTCCTCAGACACTGCTGTTGTGCTGACTATATTAAGAGTTTTGACAGTGTGTTCTCAGGATGGagacatgtgtgaaaatgattgtaaaaactgtaacattttaattataattaatgcaTCTCTGTCTTGTATCCCCTTTAAAAACTCTCTGATCTTACGTGGATTGTgttcataatatacagtattttgctgTCTTTGCATTTAAACTCACGTGAGTCCTCTAAACATCATGATCAATTGTTCACAGCTGCCATCATCAGCTTTAAAGTATCTAATAATAACTCATACTGAGCAAGTTTTTTATTGGGTGCATTACACAGACTCTTCGGGCGTTTTGAGTGTTGCATAACATGCAGGATTTGAACAAATGTTCATTACACAAGTAGATGTACATGACAATAAGATTTACTCATCAGTATTGTTCCAACGGTCACcatttgttttaacagtcatGATGTGTGAATATTACgcagtgattttaaacaaatgtacacatcacatgtactgtatatatgcatgATAGTGGCATATAATCAGTATTTGaccaattgacaacatttgttttaactgttattttttacactggattctttctaatggtccctcagactgtggtgtacacgttcatactgtcagtcaacatgagagtcctcacctcacatcagcacaaggggcTCCTGAACTGAATCTAAGTGGAGGATCCATTGactggtcactcttcatggacacacagctggattcaggagattctccatgaatgacactaaaacacaacagcaattaaacactgttttaaaaactacaaactctcacaaacactcttttcctctcttcagtttctcagttttactcttcccaatatttctctcttcttcaaGGGGGTCACATGTTCTTTTCCAGTGTTTGGTCATGTTTAATGCACAGTCCTAGTTCAACATTCAGCAATTTCACTTCTGCTTATTTGATGAAGATATATTTGAGCACATGACATTACACAGCAGATCTGATCTGAATGTCACTAAAGCTGGAAAgacttttgttctgttctctgtaGTTTATTTCTGTGTCACTAAGTGGTGCATCTGGTTTTACTCAGTTGATGCTGATATCTGCTGATGACAGCTGTCTTAAATCTGTCAATCATCTTTTCAATCATTTATAGAAGTTTGTCTGTAAGTATCAAAGTGTTTATGAGATGTTTATCTTCATCTTATGTTTGATATTGATGACATTATTTAAGGTTAAGTTTGATGTTtagaaatgtgtgtattttttccttcacctgtacttgtctttatgagcatatttattcatacattgtttgatcttattgaacatttatatagaaaaaactccagttttaccaccatttgtgAATTTTTCAGACGTTTGTGcctaaacatacacacaaatgacctttgacctcaaTCCTAAGTAATGTACATTTTAGTTTGATGGTTTGTTCTGCATTCATCTGAAGAAAATTCTgtatttgtgtctaaaatgttcaGAGAAACACTTTTGAGTTTCACCTTCTACATACGACTGACTGTACAGgtttctccagttctgtctgtgactgaatcaaaccggtctcactgtcatctgactgtagatctcactttaccctaaagctgttttcacatgtttatacttgagataatccagtctgttctcatttctcctcagtgtttttatactgtagtgttgtgcagcatatcagaaatatctatcagtgtattttattaaagcattgaaatcctctgacctcttgaccttccctgtgtctgtctgtccactgagatcctttgtggagtccatgacatcatctgaacagtccactgaacgcctgtcaacaaacgggacatcatctatatttgtgacgtgtttatttgttcaatactgacacatatttgtttttatttgtcctctagaatattccattagaaatgaatcagtgaggttcaattgcagactgtcagcttttatgacatgttaaacaccagcataaagagaaaacagaagactcaacagaagaaaacaaagcaacgtttcaagtcaatagaagaaataacatttcagtgccaaagaaactgaacacatactgacaattcagataaaagagcaaaagtctcagtatctgtttgttctgctgtgattaatacttagatatctgttagatgtcttactgtagctgatagtttgaaaggtttattattgttgtcttgttttggtttgttttgcagtgCTAATTaaagttagttttgtttttgatattccAGACACATTCAGTGATAAAAGGCAAAAACTCTTAAACGGCTtagaaaatattttccaaaatagttactgtaaaacatggaaagataatactccatccatccatcttcaaccgcttatccgaagtcgagtcacgggggcagctgctccagcagggggccccaaacgtccctatcccgagccacattaaccagctctaactgggggaccccgaggcgttcccaggccagtgtggagatgtaatctctccacctgatcctgggtcttccccgaggccttctcccagctggacatgcctgaaacacctccctagggaagcgcacagggggcatccttaccagatgcccaaaccacctcaactgactcctttcgacgcaaaggagcagcggctctactccgagctcctcacggatgactgagctcctcaccctatctctaagggagaagcccgccacccttctgaggaagcccatttcggccgcttttACTCGCGACcttgttctttcggtcatgacccaaccttcatgaccataggtgagggtaggaacaaaaattgaccggtagatcgagagctttgccttccggcttggctctcttttcgtgactcagatagagcgagtgcaataccgcccccgctgccccgattctccggccaacctcccgctccattgtcccctcactcgtgaacaagaccccgaggtacttgaactccttcacttggggcaaagaTAATACTATACTTCaaaattgttttcattattttcacacgaTATTATGAGCATTTACCTGCAAAAGCCATCGCAAAGTTATTTACCCCGGGAAGAggtcctcctttttttttttttttgagtgcaaCTTTCGTTTTACCCCTAGTGGTAACAGCTATGACAACGACATATTGTGAATTACAGTGTTGTGTATGTCACAGGACATATTACATACTTCTTTCTGAAGTTAGCTAGCTTCTGCAAATTAGAAAGTTCCTCTCTGATGATTTTTATCAACTATAACTACTAATAAATGCCCAAAACTATTATTATCATCACTCTTGATCAAATGACATTTGCAACTATATAATACAAATCTTAGTTGAAATGAGTAGACCCTATTTTCTTTTCTCAGCTGTAAAATATACGACTGTTCACTCCGCCATCTTGAGACCCTCCCCATCACTGAATGTGACtgaaacatcaaaaacaaaactaacttaACCTCACTGTTTAacagcagttcagtactcacctgtcaagaactgttgatgttcctctttactgactagaatatcacctacaaaatacttcacaatgaatttattgattgtttcagacgattcagtggaacaaaatCTGTCGCagttttctctgtttctctccttATGTAATTTCCTTCTCTTCCCAGAAAACAGGGGACGTTCCCCGGACATTGCGAACTTCCACTTTGGCCAACTTTGTAACATTCAAGTCCAGTTTTCGTCCGGGCCAGAGATCGCGACCGTCCCTCAACTGACCTTTCCATAACAACACTTGCAAAATCCCTTCGCCCATGTGTTCCCTTTATCATCAGACCACCTTGCAACTCAGAGAAAGgaaatattaaactaaaatataaaaccCATTTTGGATTTAACCATAAGAAATGTGGATATTCCTTAAAACATCCCTTAAATGAACTATGATAATGGATTTTATGCagaaaccatgttttgttttgcagattGACATTAAGAtggttttgtggttgctatggttttactaataaaaataatagttactatggaacaaaaaatattttcgttaatatttatttagaaacGATAAAATCCAATACTGATACATTTATTTGGATTAATATGACAGTGTGTATAAGAGGTTATTTCTTATGCAGAGTCTTTGCATGATCCCATATATGATGTAGCtactgtgaaataaataattgtctTCATAGCAAATATCCACACAAGCACATTCaatcaatgaaaaacaaacttgAACGTACGACTACAGCCCAAACGAAAACTTCTAAGACTTTTATTATTGCCAAGGGTTCAAAATGCAAGCAAACAGTAATGTAGAATGAGAGTTGCTGAATCAGATGCAAGCAATGACAGTAAATGCAGGAGAGGCCACACAGGATGGAAACGAGTCCAATGCtgaaattgaaaagaaaaatgaaaaagatacaGTTAAGACATCCTCATGTAAACTCGGACTGCATCACATTCTacaccatcatttaaactggcaaACTGTTGCTCAGGCTGCAGCATAaggtgaattataatttttttctcaaaataataataattataaagaatAACAGTTTCATGCAGAATATTGGATGGAAATATAATATTCTGAATTATAAATATCTGTAAAcccaaatatttcttattttctcAAATAAGATTCTCACCTGTAAAAGTACAAGCTtgacaaaatgtataaatgacactatagATATGGACATACTACAAACATGTAACCAAATATCATCACTACAGACACTACATCACCATCATCACTTGTCTTCACAGAAAAGGGTTGAAATGTTTATGACCCGGTGACACACCAAAAATACTGTTGTGAACGCACCCTTAAAGAACAGGGGCCATATGTATAAACTCTATGACAGAATTTTACTCATATTTCTAGATTTAAGAATAAGTGTGATTCATAAAGGTTCATATGTGTTAAGACTCTCAGCTCCTTCATTATTTAAGAGAGCTGGAGAGGATCATGTTTGGGGTTGTCGGGGGGATAATAGCGTTAAAACAAtgttatgaatgcaaactttaatagagtgaaaaagacactatCAGCATCACATAAacatataaattaatacattgGTTTCACT comes from the Xyrauchen texanus isolate HMW12.3.18 unplaced genomic scaffold, RBS_HiC_50CHRs HiC_scaffold_202, whole genome shotgun sequence genome and includes:
- the LOC127641856 gene encoding NLR family CARD domain-containing protein 3-like isoform X2; its protein translation is MDSTKDLSGQTDTGKVKSVIHGESPESSCVSMKSDQSMDPPLRFSSGAPCADVSVIHGESPEASCVSMKSDWSMSHPITFSSGESLINYRNKQDASESTAGKVPLDSIFEELEHKIISLMKKELKSIKRLLISDSPACSEREEEDDEGQSRVREGFLKITLHVLKKMKQTDLANTLHTKLISVHQQKLKTKLKEKFQRITEGMSNQSSSTLVNEIYTELYITEGGSAEINNEHEVRQIETASRRAETQETPIKCNDIFKALPGQDKAIRTVLTKGVAGIGKTVSVQKFIVDWTEGKANQDVHFIFPLPFRELNLMKHKNISLMDLLHQFFTDTKELRSTFLDDYKVIFIFDGLDECRLPLDFQNNDILWDVTESASVDVLLTNLIKGHLLPSALLWITSRPVAANQIPPECVDQLTDVRGFNDPQKDEYFRKTIKDERLANRIITHMKSSRSLYIMCHIPVFCWISATVLQRLLSEAESAEIPKTLTQMFTHFLIFQSKLKSQKYDGKCEVDLLQARKRILSLGKLAFQQLEKGNLIFYEEDLRECGIDVREASVYSGVCTQIFREEFGLHLGKVFSFVHLSIQEFLAALHAFLSFNQQKSGLFSKFRSSMSDLLKSEVDKALQSENGHLDLFIRFLLGLSLKSNQTILRDLLTQTGSSSDSKQEIVEYIKMKIRENPSPEKSINLFHCLNELDDHSLVQEVQTYVNRRDINRLSGVSLSPAQWSALVFVLLNSEEELDQFNLRKYDPSHECLLRLLPVIKASRKAELSGCMLTEEGCCSVASALRSNLSCLKELDLSYNHPGESGVRLLSERLNDPNCTLDKLNVDHGGEFRITAGLHKCRSTHTHTHTHTHTHTHTNTLTHSLTHIYTLTHIYTLIHTHTHTQTHIYIYTHTHTHTHTLSHARTHSLTHLQTYIYIYTLTHTKSHSLTHSLTHTHTHIYTHTHIYTHSHTYTHTHTLAHINTLTLTHTHSHACTHAHTHTHTHTNTHIKSHTHIHSHTYTLSHSHTCCLGCLLV
- the LOC127641856 gene encoding NACHT, LRR and PYD domains-containing protein 5-like isoform X3 — translated: MDSTKDLSGQTDTGKVKSVIHGESPESSCVSMKSDQSMDPPLRFSSGAPCADVSVIHGESPEASCVSMKSDWSMSHPITFSSGESLINYRNKQDASESTAGKVPLDSIFEELEHKIISLMKKELKSIKRLLISDSPACSEREEEDDEGQSRVREGFLKITLHVLKKMKQTDLANTLHTKLISVHQQKLKTKLKEKFQRITEGMSNQSSSTLVNEIYTELYITEGGSAEINNEHEVRQIETASRRAETQETPIKCNDIFKALPGQDKAIRTVLTKGVAGIGKTVSVQKFIVDWTEGKANQDVHFIFPLPFRELNLMKHKNISLMDLLHQFFTDTKELRSTFLDDYKVIFIFDGLDECRLPLDFQNNDILWDVTESASVDVLLTNLIKGHLLPSALLWITSRPVAANQIPPECVDQLTDVRGFNDPQKDEYFRKTIKDERLANRIITHMKSSRSLYIMCHIPVFCWISATVLQRLLSEAESAEIPKTLTQMFTHFLIFQSKLKSQKYDGKCEVDLLQARKRILSLGKLAFQQLEKGNLIFYEEDLRECGIDVREASVYSGVCTQIFREEFGLHLGKVFSFVHLSIQEFLAALHAFLSFNQQKSGLFSKFRSSMSDLLKSEVDKALQSENGHLDLFIRFLLGLSLKSNQTILRDLLTQTGSSSDSKQEIVEYIKMKIRENPSPEKSINLFHCLNELDDHSLVQEVQTYVNRRDINRLSGVSLSPAQWSALVFVLLNSEEELDQFNLRKYDPSHECLLRLLPVIKASRKADLMGCNLTEKSCSALASVLSSNSSSLRELDLSNNDLQDSGVKLLSDALNSPHCKLEILRLSGCMLTEEGCCSVASALRSNLSCLKELDLSYNHPGESGVRLLSERLNDPNCTLDKLKYVEL